A genomic segment from Coccinella septempunctata chromosome 3, icCocSept1.1, whole genome shotgun sequence encodes:
- the LOC123310293 gene encoding histone H1.1-like: MRQATTPATAVGKTLKKSEKKTSARSKPVKPSHPPTSDMVNRAIKGLKERSGSSLHAIKKYIGSNYKTKGKEASGSFKLAAGGSTTNASKKFAKKLVKSADGANKNASPTMAADKKNTSPARSTSI; this comes from the exons ATGCGACAGGCAACTACGCCCGCCACTGCTGTTGGTAAGACGCTGAAAAAATCTGAGAAAAAAACCTCAGCAAGGTCAAAACCTGTCAAACCCAGCCATCCCCCAACTTCCGATATGGTTAAtcgtgccatcaaaggattGAAAGAAAGGAGCGGATCCTCGTTGCATGCTATCAAGAAATACATCGGTTCGAATTACAAG ACCAAAGGAAAAGAAGCGTCTGGTTCTTTCAAATTGGCCGCTGGCGGTTCTACAACAAACGCGTCGAAGaaatttgcgaaaaaattggtcaagtcgGCCGATGGAGCAAATAAGAATGCATCACCTACAATGGCAGCCGACAAGAAGAACACATCACCTGCCAGGTCTACATCTATCTAG
- the LOC123310294 gene encoding uncharacterized protein LOC123310294, whose product METLNAEQIKTAETIKMAHTNIKKDSPSRKNEENCGRKMAQLDEELENFEREFDEIHQKLLNIMEYCRGLLKPENCRSSASLEAEELQESEKAVLKLTQQPYFKNDIELIIKTGKVKKSSNLKSLNPYIDHEGLLRVDGRINSATLKYSQRHPITPPTRSYITNLIIRNTHFGWIISGTASSSLQFRVTSLITNLNENSQLTKFWNIEEAENSEETTNDDTFVEEFYSNTFRRDEHGYTVKLPFKKSTTQLGESKQRALARLFQLENKLDKDEKLRTMYNEFMQEYIALGHMKIARSNNSAKRYYIPHQPVLKEERDTTKLRVVFDASAKTSTGLSLNDILHTGPKLQQDLIDILIRWRKHKTAITADIEKMYRQVKLDGENQPLHSILWRNTKDEPIQTFELTTVTYGTAPAAYLAIRTMRQLATDEKTNHPLAAEIVLRDFYLDDLLSSADTIEEARHIQKEVTNLLKKGGFNIRKWKYNVLTESKSTVTLDDKNGPTKTLGITWTPREDNIQYLIKRNSEHRLTKRKILSEIATIFDPLGLLSPVIIQAKLLMQEIWKTNTSWDEPPPEHIRNTWKNFRNELPKLEEIQVQRWIHLRRGQPLEIHGFSDASLKAYGAAVYIKTTDTNGNTHVGLLASNSKVSPLKNTKTIPQLELCAALLLAKLIKRCVTALNHNNSKIFTWSDSQVLISWINADAGKWKMFVANRVREIPNLLGQGHWYYYRWKQYHLHSAINSSTNIVIIIVIVLLIVYFLKHRKQQQAPADAHASNRPVHPEEIELQPIYNDSRLGVQLQG is encoded by the coding sequence ATGGAAACCCTCAACGCCGAGCAAATCAAAACAGCCGAAACCATAAAAATGGCTCACACCAATATCAAAAAAGATTCACCATCGAGAAAAAACGAAGAAAACTGCGGCAGGAAGATGGCACAATTGGATGAAGAATTGGAGAACTTTGAACGAGAGTTTgacgaaattcatcaaaaactgcTAAATATTATGGAGTACTGCAGGGGACTCCTGAAACCAGAAAATTGCAGATCCAGCGCATCTCTGGAAGCAGAGGAACTGCAGGAGAGTGAAAAAGCCGTTCTCAAGCTTACACAGCAGCCATAttttaaaaatgacattgagTTGATCATCAAAACAGGAAAGGTGAAGAAGTCCAGCAACCTGAAAAGCCTTAACCCATATATAGATCACGAAGGCTTACTCAGAGTAGATGGGAGAATAAATAGCGCAACCCTGAAATATAGCCAAAGACATCCAATTACTCCACCCACAAGGAGCTACATTACTAACCTCATAATAAGAAACACTCACTTCGGATGGATTATTAGCGGAACCGCATCATCGAGTCTACAATTTCGTGTAACAAGCTTGATcacgaatttgaatgaaaattcacaACTCACAAAATTCTGGAACATCGAAGAAGCAGAAAATTCCGAGGAAACAACAAACGACGATACTTTCGTCGAAGAATTTTACTCCAACACCTTTCGACGGGACGAGCACGGTTACACTGTGAAACTTCCATTCAAGAAAAGTACAACTCAGCTAGGAGAATCGAAGCAGAGGGCACTGGCACGACTATTTCAATTGGAAAACAAGCTGGATAAAGACGAAAAGCTCAGAACTAtgtataatgaattcatgcagGAATACATTGCGCTAGGTCATATGAAAATTGCTAGATCAAATAATTCAGCGAAGAGGTATTATATTCCACATCAACCTGTATTAAAAGAAGAACGTGATACGACAAAGCTAAGAGTCGTATTCGATGCAAGCGCAAAGACAAGTACCGGACTCAGCCTAAACGACATTCTTCACACAGGACCTAAACTGCAACAGGATCTCATAGATATTCTGATAAGATGGCGAAAACACAAAACAGCCATAACAGCTGACATCGAGAAAATGTATAGGCAGGTGAAATTGGACGGAGAAAACCAGCCATTACACTCTATACTCTGGAGAAACACCAAAGATGAGCCAATTCAAACCTTCGAATTAACCACTGTAACCTACGGTACAGCACCAGCAGCTTACCTGGCCATAAGAACAATGAGACAACTAGCTACAGATGAAAAGACAAACCATCCCCTTGCGGCTGAAATCGTGCTACGGGATTTCTACCTGGACGATCTTCTGAGTAGCGCTGACACTATTGAAGAAGCACGACATATACAAAAGGAAGTAACTAACCTACTCAAAAAGGGAGGATTCAATATAAGAAAGTGGAAATATAACGTACTGACCGAAAGCAAATCCACCGTCACGCTGGATGACAAAAATGGACCAACCAAGACGCTCGGTATAACATGGACTCCCAGAGAAGATAATATTCAGTACCTAATAAAACGAAACTCCGAACATCGGTTAACAAAAAGAAAGATCTTATCAGAAATCGCCACAATCTTCGATCCTCTTGGATTATTATCTCCAGTCATTATACAGGCGAAACTGTTAAtgcaagaaatatggaaaaccaACACATCTTGGGATGAACCACCACCAGAGCACATCAGGAACACctggaaaaacttcagaaacgagcttccaaaattagaagaaattcAAGTTCAACGCTGGATTCACCTACGGCGTGGTCAACCCTTGGAAATACATGGATTCTCAGATGCATCCCTGAAAGCATATGGCGCTGCAGTATACATAAAAACAACAGACACAAATGGGAACACCCACGTAGGACTCCTGGCTTCCAATTCAAAAGTATCACcactaaaaaatacaaagacaATCCCGCAGTTAGAACTCTGCGCAGCCCTTCTTCTAGCCAAACTCATCAAACGCTGCGTTACGGCCCTGAATCacaacaattcaaaaatattcacctgGTCCGACTCTCAAGTATTAATATCATGGATAAACGCTGACGCTGGAAAGTGGAAAATGTTCGTCGCAAACAGAGTTCGAGAAATCCCTAACCTGCTAGGTCAAGGTCACTGGTACTACTACCGTTGGAAACAATATCACTTGCATTCAGCGATAAACTCCAGCACGAACATCGTAATAATCATTGTCATTGTTTTACTTATTGTTTACTTTTTGAAACATAGGAAACAACAACAAGCACCGGCTGATGCACACGCGAGCAATAGACCAGTTCATCCTGAGGAGATCGAGCTGCAGCCAATATACAATGACTCCAGACTAGGTGTCCAGCTCCAGGGATGA
- the LOC123310295 gene encoding histone H1-like: MRQATTPATAVGKTLKKAEKKTSARSKHVKPSHPPTSDMVNRAIKGLKERSGSSLHAIKKYIGSNYKTKGKEASGSFKLAAGGSTTNASKKFAKKLVKSADGANKNASPTMAADKKNTSPARSTSI, translated from the exons ATGCGACAGGCAACTACGCCCGCCACTGCTGTTGGTAAGACGCTGAAAAAAGCTGAGAAAAAAACCTCAGCAAGGTCAAAACATGTCAAACCCAGCCATCCCCCAACTTCCGATATGGTTAAtcgtgccatcaaaggattGAAAGAAAGGAGCGGATCCTCGTTGCATGCTATCAAGAAATACATCGGTTCGAATTACAAG ACCAAAGGAAAAGAAGCGTCTGGTTCTTTCAAATTGGCGGCTGGCGGTTCTACAACAAACGCGTCGAAGaaatttgcgaaaaaattggtcaagtcgGCCGATGGAGCAAATAAGAATGCATCACCTACAATGGCAGCCGACAAGAAGAACACATCACCTGCCAGGTCTACATCTATCTAG